The Herbaspirillum sp. RTI4 genome has a segment encoding these proteins:
- a CDS encoding ATP-binding protein yields MPVRGPKINDKGAVAADFEFAAGHKNMMHLIQLRWMAVVGQITTISVVTLVFGIELPMPPMLAFLACLIAFNIASHLRWHETQIVSNRELFFALLVDVGSLTAQLYLSGGTANPFVFLYLLQVILSAVLLEAWSTWIIVVITSICLTGLALFARPLILPADHNHELSGLFILGMVICFVLNAGLLVIFITRIGRNLRARDTQLVELNQRAAEEDHIVRMGLLASGAAHELGTPLATLSVILGDWKRMPEFRAHPELLEELGVMEFQLQRCKSIVSGILLSAGEARGESSVRTTLNTFLNDLASDWRSSRAIGTFIYANHIGQDAPVVFDSALKQMICNVLDNALEASPQWLALTVTMESGAIHLKITDTGPGFTPEILAHFGKPYVSSKGRAGSGLGLFFVVNVARKLGGTVSVRNQDKGGASVELILPLAAISLEDGNEHGKEDSNKDGN; encoded by the coding sequence ATGCCGGTACGCGGCCCAAAAATCAATGACAAAGGTGCAGTAGCAGCGGATTTTGAATTCGCCGCCGGCCACAAGAACATGATGCATCTGATCCAGCTTCGCTGGATGGCCGTGGTCGGGCAAATCACCACCATTTCTGTTGTGACCCTGGTCTTCGGCATTGAACTCCCGATGCCGCCAATGCTGGCTTTTCTGGCCTGCCTCATCGCCTTCAATATCGCCAGCCATTTGCGCTGGCATGAAACGCAAATCGTCAGCAACCGGGAATTATTTTTCGCCTTGCTTGTTGATGTCGGCAGTCTCACCGCACAGCTGTATCTGAGCGGCGGCACGGCGAATCCCTTCGTTTTTCTTTATTTGCTGCAAGTGATCCTGAGCGCGGTATTGCTGGAAGCATGGTCCACCTGGATCATCGTCGTCATCACCAGCATCTGCCTGACCGGACTGGCGTTGTTTGCCCGGCCACTGATACTGCCCGCCGACCATAACCATGAATTGTCCGGCCTGTTTATTCTTGGTATGGTCATCTGCTTCGTCCTCAATGCCGGTTTGCTGGTGATTTTTATTACCCGCATTGGCCGCAACCTGCGCGCACGCGATACGCAATTAGTCGAACTAAACCAGCGTGCGGCGGAAGAAGATCACATCGTCAGAATGGGTCTGCTCGCTTCCGGCGCGGCGCATGAACTCGGCACTCCCCTGGCCACCCTATCCGTTATTTTGGGCGACTGGAAACGAATGCCCGAATTCCGCGCGCATCCCGAGTTACTGGAAGAGCTCGGCGTCATGGAATTTCAATTGCAACGATGCAAAAGCATCGTCAGCGGCATTCTGCTGTCAGCCGGAGAAGCGCGTGGCGAATCGTCGGTAAGAACGACGCTCAATACCTTCCTGAATGATCTTGCCAGCGATTGGCGCTCGTCCCGTGCGATTGGTACATTCATTTATGCAAACCATATTGGTCAGGACGCTCCTGTGGTCTTCGATTCCGCGCTCAAGCAAATGATTTGCAATGTACTCGACAATGCCCTGGAGGCCTCACCCCAATGGCTTGCGCTGACTGTCACGATGGAGTCCGGCGCAATCCACTTGAAAATTACGGATACCGGCCCGGGATTCACCCCAGAGATACTGGCACATTTCGGCAAACCCTACGTTTCGAGCAAGGGCCGGGCAGGCAGCGGATTAGGACTGTTCTTCGTCGTTAATGTGGCGCGCAAACTGGGAGGCACCGTGTCGGTGCGTAATCAGGACAAGGGCGGAGCGTCGGTTGAACTCATCTTGCCGCTGGCCGCAATCAGTCTGGAAGACGGTAACGAGCACGGTAAAGAGGACAGCAACAAAGATGGCAACTGA
- a CDS encoding SURF1 family protein gives MQLALFFSILLITACLFALGTWQLFRLQWKLNLIERVEQRVRAPAVDAPGQRLWPTITAQSDEYRHVRVTGRFLLDRSVEVQAVTRLGSGFWLISPLQTTDGNVVLINRGFISAATAAQVTPNSSKSVQDFNITVVSGLLRMSEPHGGFLRSNAPSSGRWYSRDVQAIATAQNLNNVAPYFIDADASKPSGESQSDTDSPDYPVGGLTIIAFANNHFVYAITWYVLALMLAGACWHVSRKGKNVSRGDDQPS, from the coding sequence TTGCAATTAGCGCTGTTTTTTTCTATCTTGCTCATCACTGCCTGCTTGTTTGCTTTGGGTACCTGGCAGCTCTTTCGTTTGCAGTGGAAGCTCAATCTCATTGAACGGGTAGAACAAAGAGTACGCGCTCCCGCGGTTGATGCTCCCGGCCAGCGACTCTGGCCAACAATCACCGCGCAATCCGATGAATACCGACACGTTCGTGTAACAGGTCGCTTTTTGCTCGACCGTAGCGTGGAGGTTCAGGCAGTCACCAGACTTGGCAGTGGCTTTTGGCTAATAAGCCCTCTGCAAACAACTGACGGCAACGTCGTGCTGATTAATCGCGGCTTCATTTCTGCTGCAACGGCTGCTCAAGTCACCCCGAATTCCAGCAAATCGGTACAGGATTTCAACATCACGGTGGTGAGTGGTTTACTCCGCATGAGCGAACCGCATGGAGGTTTTCTGCGCAGCAACGCGCCCTCTTCCGGCCGCTGGTATTCCCGCGACGTACAAGCCATTGCCACAGCACAAAATCTGAACAATGTGGCACCTTATTTTATTGATGCCGACGCAAGCAAGCCCTCTGGCGAGAGCCAATCTGACACCGACTCGCCAGACTATCCGGTGGGCGGTCTCACAATCATCGCCTTCGCCAACAATCATTTTGTTTATGCTATAACTTGGTACGTCCTTGCGCTTATGCTTGCCGGCGCTTGCTGGCACGTCAGCCGCAAGGGAAAAAATGTGTCGCGGGGTGACGACCAGCCAAGTTGA
- a CDS encoding response regulator transcription factor, whose amino-acid sequence MATERRILIIEDDAAFSRTLARSFERRGYTVFSAATMAEAETLLVHAPGYAVVDLKLNDNTSGLACVKMLHNHNPSMLIVVLTGFASITTAVEAIKLGACQYLAKPSNTDDIEAAFGHIAGVAEVELTNRSTSIKTLEWERIHEVLVETNFNISETARRLGMHRRTLARKLEKQPIK is encoded by the coding sequence ATGGCAACTGAACGACGTATTCTCATCATTGAAGATGATGCCGCTTTCTCGCGCACCCTTGCGCGTTCATTCGAGCGACGCGGGTACACCGTTTTTTCTGCGGCGACGATGGCAGAAGCGGAAACACTGCTGGTGCATGCGCCAGGCTATGCGGTGGTCGATCTCAAACTCAACGACAACACCTCCGGTCTGGCATGCGTGAAGATGCTGCACAATCACAATCCCTCGATGCTGATCGTGGTGCTGACCGGCTTTGCCAGCATCACTACGGCAGTCGAAGCGATCAAACTCGGCGCCTGCCAGTATCTGGCCAAGCCGTCCAACACCGATGATATTGAAGCGGCATTTGGGCATATCGCCGGCGTTGCCGAAGTCGAACTGACCAACCGCTCGACCTCCATCAAGACCCTCGAATGGGAGCGCATTCACGAAGTACTGGTGGAAACCAATTTCAACATCTCAGAAACCGCCCGTCGCCTGGGCATGCACCGGCGCACACTGGCGCGCAAGCTTGAAAAACAACCCATCAAATAA
- a CDS encoding carbohydrate porin has translation MFHHKKNILASVVFAHLFSLPLIAQAQEVLATASELPPIQNEVWNAKLQGTYIWQKKPSINSPYAGTNSLLPQSETAYSYTSTAYFGLRLWQGAELYFNPEATQSVAFSTLHGLGGLTNSEQQKGGGAVVKTYVARMYLKQTFGFGGGQDAVESGQNQLAGMVDKRRLVITAGKLAVIDIFDNNAYAHDARTQFTNWAFLTQGAFDYAADEKGYTVGIAAEYYFDEWVFRGGRFEVPILSNGPQLDSKLATRYGDQIELEHAHTLADQPGKIRLLAFRNREIMGSFTDALAYARANGGTPDVGNVRKDSFKTGYGLNLEQSLRSDVGMFARASWSDGKSETYSFTEIDNSVSTGIVVKGARWGRERDSIGLAVAQNGLSKSHRDYLAQGGLGAFLGDGRLNYKSEKISELYYNARVIDSTSMMFGFQHIVNPGYNADRGPVNVMTVRVHIEL, from the coding sequence ATGTTCCATCATAAAAAAAATATTCTGGCGAGTGTCGTGTTTGCGCATTTGTTCAGCTTGCCGCTCATAGCGCAAGCGCAGGAAGTCCTTGCTACCGCGTCGGAACTGCCGCCGATTCAGAATGAAGTCTGGAATGCAAAACTTCAGGGGACGTATATCTGGCAGAAGAAACCTTCTATCAATTCTCCATATGCCGGCACCAATAGCTTGCTGCCGCAATCCGAAACGGCTTACTCGTACACCTCGACGGCTTATTTTGGCTTGCGTTTGTGGCAAGGCGCTGAGTTATATTTCAATCCGGAAGCGACACAGTCAGTGGCGTTTTCTACTTTGCATGGTCTGGGTGGTTTGACTAACAGCGAACAGCAAAAGGGCGGTGGGGCAGTCGTCAAAACCTATGTGGCACGGATGTATCTGAAGCAGACGTTTGGCTTTGGTGGCGGGCAAGATGCTGTCGAATCGGGGCAAAACCAATTGGCCGGTATGGTCGATAAGCGGCGCCTGGTAATTACGGCCGGTAAATTGGCGGTGATCGATATTTTCGACAATAACGCCTATGCGCATGATGCGCGTACTCAGTTCACTAACTGGGCTTTCCTTACGCAAGGTGCATTCGATTATGCTGCCGACGAGAAGGGCTACACCGTCGGTATTGCTGCGGAATATTATTTTGACGAATGGGTATTTCGCGGCGGCCGTTTTGAAGTGCCTATCCTGTCGAATGGCCCGCAGCTCGATAGCAAACTGGCGACGCGGTATGGCGATCAGATTGAACTTGAGCACGCGCACACTCTGGCCGATCAGCCGGGAAAAATCCGTTTGCTGGCATTTCGCAACCGGGAAATCATGGGGAGTTTTACGGATGCTTTAGCCTATGCGCGCGCCAATGGCGGTACGCCGGATGTCGGTAATGTGCGTAAAGACAGTTTTAAAACCGGCTACGGACTTAATCTGGAACAGAGTTTGCGTTCTGATGTTGGTATGTTCGCCCGCGCCAGTTGGTCGGATGGAAAATCAGAAACTTACTCGTTTACTGAGATCGATAATTCGGTGTCGACCGGTATCGTCGTCAAGGGCGCACGCTGGGGCCGCGAGAGGGACTCTATTGGTCTGGCCGTTGCTCAGAACGGATTGAGTAAATCGCATCGGGATTATCTGGCGCAAGGTGGTTTGGGCGCATTCCTCGGTGATGGGCGACTCAATTACAAGTCGGAGAAAATTAGCGAGCTTTACTACAACGCCCGCGTGATTGACAGCACGTCTATGATGTTTGGATTTCAGCACATCGTTAATCCCGGATATAACGCCGACCGTGGGCCAGTGAACGTGATGACGGTGCGGGTGCATATCGAACTCTGA
- the cyoB gene encoding cytochrome o ubiquinol oxidase subunit I, whose protein sequence is MLDHIDLTKLIFGRLNWDAIPIHEPILVMTFAFAALGGLAVFAALTYYRVWGILWRDWFTSIDHKRIGIMYIVLAIIMLLRGFADALMMRLQQALAFGDSAGFLPPHHYDQVFTAHGVIMIFFVAMPLVTGLMNYVVPLQIGARDVAFPFLNNFSFWMTTFGGGLVMVSLFVGEFARTGWLAYPPLSGILYSPDVGVDYYIWSLQIAGVGTLLSGINLIATIVKMRAPGMTMMKMPIFTWTALCTNVLIVAAFPVLTAVLAMLGLDRNLGTNFFTNDMGGSAMMYVNLIWIWGHPEVYILILPAFGVFSEVVSTFSSKRLFGYTSMVYASIVITILSYLVWLHHFFTMGSGASVNSFFGITTMIISIPTGAKLFNWLFTMYRGRIRYEVPMLWAVGFMITFVIGGMTGVLLAVPPADFVLHNSLFLIAHFHNVIIGGVVFGMFAGINYWYPKAFGYKLDAFWGKCSFWFWIIGFYMAFMPLYVLGLMGVTRRLSHFEDPSLQIWFQIAAFGAVLIALGIASFIIQIVVSYRRRESLRDHTGDPWGGRTLEWSTSSPPPAYNFAFTPKVHDIDAWTDMKKHGYTRPLKGFKAIHMPKNTPAGIIIAGLSAACGFCLVWQMWLLAGVSLVVMLAAIIIHTFNYKRDYYIPADEVTSTEDNRTRLLGSHV, encoded by the coding sequence ATGCTAGACCACATTGATTTAACCAAGCTGATCTTCGGACGGCTCAACTGGGATGCCATTCCCATCCACGAACCGATATTAGTGATGACGTTTGCCTTCGCTGCTCTCGGAGGACTGGCAGTTTTTGCCGCACTGACTTATTACCGGGTGTGGGGCATCTTGTGGCGCGACTGGTTTACCAGCATCGACCATAAACGCATCGGCATCATGTACATCGTGCTGGCTATCATCATGTTGCTGCGCGGTTTCGCAGACGCATTGATGATGCGTCTGCAACAAGCACTGGCCTTCGGCGACTCTGCCGGCTTCCTACCGCCGCATCACTATGACCAGGTCTTTACCGCGCATGGCGTGATCATGATCTTCTTCGTGGCCATGCCATTGGTGACGGGTCTGATGAACTACGTCGTGCCGCTCCAGATCGGCGCACGTGATGTCGCCTTCCCTTTCCTGAATAATTTCAGCTTCTGGATGACTACCTTCGGTGGTGGTCTGGTAATGGTCTCCCTGTTCGTCGGCGAATTCGCTCGCACCGGCTGGCTGGCTTACCCGCCACTGTCGGGTATTTTGTACAGCCCGGATGTGGGGGTTGACTATTACATCTGGTCGCTGCAGATTGCCGGCGTCGGGACCTTACTGTCCGGTATCAACCTGATCGCCACCATTGTCAAAATGCGTGCGCCAGGCATGACCATGATGAAAATGCCGATCTTTACCTGGACCGCCTTGTGCACCAACGTACTGATCGTCGCAGCGTTCCCTGTCCTCACGGCAGTACTCGCCATGCTTGGGCTCGACCGTAATCTCGGCACCAACTTCTTCACGAATGACATGGGCGGCAGCGCCATGATGTATGTCAATCTGATCTGGATATGGGGTCATCCTGAAGTCTACATTCTGATATTGCCAGCCTTCGGCGTTTTTTCGGAAGTCGTATCCACTTTCAGCAGCAAGCGGCTGTTCGGCTACACCTCGATGGTCTATGCCAGCATCGTCATCACCATCCTGTCTTACCTGGTCTGGCTGCACCATTTCTTCACCATGGGCTCTGGTGCCAGCGTCAATTCGTTCTTCGGCATTACCACGATGATTATCTCGATCCCGACCGGAGCGAAATTATTCAACTGGCTGTTCACCATGTATCGCGGTCGCATTCGCTATGAAGTGCCGATGTTGTGGGCGGTCGGTTTCATGATTACTTTCGTCATCGGCGGCATGACTGGCGTTTTGCTGGCAGTGCCACCGGCCGACTTCGTGCTGCATAACAGCCTGTTCTTGATTGCGCATTTCCATAACGTGATCATCGGCGGTGTCGTGTTCGGTATGTTTGCCGGTATCAACTACTGGTATCCAAAAGCCTTCGGTTACAAGCTCGATGCGTTCTGGGGCAAATGTTCATTCTGGTTTTGGATCATCGGCTTCTACATGGCTTTCATGCCGCTGTACGTGCTGGGCCTGATGGGTGTCACACGCCGCCTCAGCCACTTTGAGGACCCATCATTGCAAATCTGGTTCCAGATCGCTGCTTTCGGTGCGGTGTTGATTGCACTGGGTATTGCCTCGTTCATCATCCAGATCGTGGTCAGCTATCGTCGTCGCGAATCACTGCGCGACCATACCGGCGATCCATGGGGCGGTCGTACGCTGGAATGGTCAACCTCATCGCCACCACCGGCTTACAACTTTGCATTCACCCCAAAGGTGCATGACATCGACGCCTGGACCGACATGAAAAAACACGGCTACACCAGACCGCTGAAAGGCTTTAAAGCGATCCATATGCCAAAGAACACCCCTGCCGGCATCATCATCGCCGGACTCAGTGCGGCATGCGGTTTCTGTCTGGTCTGGCAAATGTGGTTGTTGGCTGGCGTGAGCCTTGTAGTAATGCTGGCGGCAATCATCATTCATACCTTTAATTACAAACGCGATTACTACATCCCTGCTGACGAAGTTACCAGCACGGAAGACAACCGCACACGCTTGTTAGGCAGCCATGTCTGA
- the cyoD gene encoding cytochrome o ubiquinol oxidase subunit IV, with translation MSAHQEHPAHDAGHDDQHMHADHGSFKSYLTGFVLAVILTAIPFWLVMGKVFDKSSTTGLVVLGLAAIQVIVHMVYFLHMNGKSEGGWSMLALLFTVLIVVIMMSGSLWVMYHLNHNMMPGIMPDSIREMRNMP, from the coding sequence ATGAGCGCGCACCAGGAACATCCGGCGCATGACGCCGGCCACGATGATCAGCACATGCATGCCGATCATGGCAGCTTCAAAAGCTACCTTACCGGATTTGTGCTCGCCGTCATCCTGACTGCTATTCCATTCTGGCTGGTCATGGGCAAGGTATTCGACAAGTCCAGCACCACCGGACTGGTTGTGTTGGGTCTGGCAGCAATCCAAGTCATCGTGCATATGGTGTATTTCCTGCACATGAACGGCAAATCTGAAGGTGGTTGGTCGATGCTGGCCCTTCTGTTCACAGTCTTGATCGTTGTGATTATGATGAGCGGCTCGCTGTGGGTGATGTATCACCTGAACCACAATATGATGCCAGGCATCATGCCTGATTCCATACGCGAAATGCGCAACATGCCATGA
- the cyoC gene encoding cytochrome o ubiquinol oxidase subunit III produces MSEIISPPNGVVDTDSSTRYYVQEHHPENGTLLGFWIYLMSDCLIFACLFAAYSVLGRNYAGGPSGAQIFELPVVALNTALLLLSSITYGFSMLEMQRERLRGTMFWLIITGLLGALFIYFELSEFTHLIAEGNGPQRSGFLTGFFALVGTHGLHVSFGILWLVTLIFQLKRHGITPENRRRVMCLSMFWHFLDVIWIGVFTFVYLMGVLP; encoded by the coding sequence ATGTCTGAAATTATCTCTCCCCCCAACGGTGTCGTAGACACTGACTCAAGCACACGTTATTACGTGCAGGAGCACCATCCTGAAAACGGCACCTTGCTCGGTTTCTGGATTTATCTGATGAGCGATTGCCTGATCTTTGCCTGTCTGTTTGCCGCTTATTCGGTACTCGGTCGCAACTATGCAGGCGGTCCATCGGGCGCGCAAATATTCGAACTACCCGTCGTCGCGCTAAACACCGCGCTGCTGCTGCTGTCGTCGATTACTTACGGCTTCTCGATGCTGGAAATGCAACGCGAACGTCTGCGCGGCACCATGTTCTGGCTCATCATTACCGGTCTGCTCGGTGCGTTGTTTATTTATTTCGAACTGTCGGAATTCACCCACCTCATTGCTGAAGGTAACGGTCCACAACGCAGCGGCTTTCTGACGGGCTTCTTTGCGCTGGTCGGCACGCACGGTTTGCACGTCAGTTTCGGCATCCTGTGGCTGGTCACGTTGATATTCCAACTCAAACGCCATGGCATCACGCCTGAAAATCGTCGTCGTGTGATGTGCCTGTCGATGTTCTGGCACTTTCTGGACGTGATCTGGATTGGCGTCTTCACCTTTGTCTATCTGATGGGAGTGTTGCCATGA